The following coding sequences are from one Paramormyrops kingsleyae isolate MSU_618 chromosome 21, PKINGS_0.4, whole genome shotgun sequence window:
- the prdx1 gene encoding peroxiredoxin-1 — MAAGKAHIGKLAPDFKATAVMPDGQFKEIKLSDYRGKYVVFFFYPLDFTFVCPTEIIAFSDAAEEFRKINCEVIGASVDSHFCHFAWINTPRKQGGLGHMKVPLVADTLRSISQDYGVLKEDEGIAYRGLFIIDDKGILRQITINDLPVGRSVDETLRLVQAFQFTDEHGEVCPAGWKPGSDTIKPDVQKSKDFFSKQ; from the exons ATGGCAGCGGGGAAAGCTCACATCGGGAAGCTCGCTCCTGATTTCAAGGCGACAGCGGTGATGCCCGACGGCCAATTCAAAGAAATCAAGCTATCTGATTATAGAG GAAAGTATGTCGTTTTCTTCTTCTACCCGCTGGATTTTACTTTTGTGTGCCCGACCGAGATCATCGCCTTCAGCGATGCCGCAGAGGAATTTAGGAAAATCAACTGCGAAGTTATCGGTGCCTCCGTGGACTCGCACTTCTGCCATTTCGCATG GATTAACACACCACGCAAACAGGGAGGTCTTGGCCACATGAAGGTCCCTCTGGTTGCCGACACCCTGAGATCCATTTCGCAAGACTATGGTGTGCTGAAGGAGGATGAGGGAATCGCCTACAG GGGTCTTTTCATTATTGACGATAAGGGGATCCTGAGGCAGATCACCATCAACGACCTTCCAGTCGGCCGCTCTGTTGACGAGACGCTGCGTTTGGTGCAGGCCTTTCAGTTCACAGACGAGCATGGAGAAG TGTGTCCTGCGGGCTGGAAACCAGGAAGTGACACCATTAAGCCCGACGTCCAGAAGAGCAAGGACTTTTTCTCCAAGCAGTAA
- the zte38 gene encoding zebrafish testis-expressed 38 isoform X1, with amino-acid sequence MATAGRLRKSTKPDITVQWTGLFSNDLKTQEHSLVFVKRMMALAVSSITYLRGIFPEDAYRSRYLEDLCIKLIREDSPSPAASKIVKWMMGCFDALEKGYLQIVLIGVYTAPGDPNHIIESYQFKFRHTAKGPQMDILRNESVERQITIADTKQASMVLIRKLFLLMQNLDILPNDVFLTMKLYYYDDVTPPNYEPPGFREGLCDSLWFEGTAVHFRMGDVQTPFHSMKVQVAVEQGRVESLQKWNCQHETTQSLQMAFCSTGPGGCNDKDQASDDGSADFKKPSKAKRKKKSTTKKLARKKVKMDRTQ; translated from the exons ATGGCAACGGCTGGGAGGTTGCGAAAGTCGACGAAACCCGACATTACAGTG CAGTGGACAGGTTTGTTTAGCAACGACCTCAAGACGCAGGAGCATTCCCTGGTGTTTGTGAAGAGGATGATGGCGCTCGCCGTGTCCTCCATAACCTACCTCCGCGGTATATTTCCGGAGGATGCATACAGGTCTCGTTACCTGGAAG ATTTATGTATTAAACTCATAAGAGAAGATAGCCCGTCGCCCGCTGCTTCGAAAATCGTCAAATG GATGATGGGGTGCTTTGATGCTTTAGAAAAAGGATAT CTCCAGATCGTATTGATTGGG GTGTATACAGCTCCAGGTGACCCAAAT CATATCATTGAGTCATACCAGTTTAAATTCAGACACACAGCAAAAGGACCGCAGATGGATATTCTCAG AAATGAAAGTGTCGAGAGGCAGATTACAATAGCAGACACTAAGCAGGCCTCTATGGTCCTCATCCGGAAGCTGTTTCTTCTCATGCAGAACCTGGACATCCTCCCTAATGATGTCTTTCTTACAATGAAATTGTACTATTATGATGATG TGACTCCCCCAAATTACGAGCCACCTGGGTTCAGGGAAGGTTTGTGTGACAGTCTATGGTTTGAGGGAACAGCAGTCCACTTCAGAATGGGAGATGTGCAGACTCCCTTCCACAGCATGAAGGTTCAGGTTGCTGTGGAGCAAGGTCGAGTGGAGAGTCTGCAGAAATGGAACTGCCAGCATGAGACAACCCAGAGCTTACAAATGGCTTTCTGTAGTACA GGCCCTGGGGGATGTAACGACAAAGACCAAGCCTCTGATGATG GGTCTGCAGACTTCAAGAAACCTAGCAAAGCCAAGAGAAAG AAGAAATCCACGACCAAGAAGCTTGCTAGGAAGAAAGTGAAAATGGACCGAACACAGTAG
- the zte38 gene encoding zebrafish testis-expressed 38 isoform X3 — MATAGRLRKSTKPDITVQWTGLFSNDLKTQEHSLVFVKRMMALAVSSITYLRGIFPEDAYRSRYLEDLCIKLIREDSPSPAASKIVKWMMGCFDALEKGYLQIVLIGVYTAPGDPNHIIESYQFKFRHTAKGPQMDILRNESVERQITIADTKQASMVLIRKLFLLMQNLDILPNDVFLTMKLYYYDDVTPPNYEPPGFREGLCDSLWFEGTAVHFRMGDVQTPFHSMKVQVAVEQGRVESLQKWNCQHETTQSLQMAFCSTGPGGCNDKDQASDDGSADFKKPSKAKRKKSTTKKLARKKVKMDRTQ, encoded by the exons ATGGCAACGGCTGGGAGGTTGCGAAAGTCGACGAAACCCGACATTACAGTG CAGTGGACAGGTTTGTTTAGCAACGACCTCAAGACGCAGGAGCATTCCCTGGTGTTTGTGAAGAGGATGATGGCGCTCGCCGTGTCCTCCATAACCTACCTCCGCGGTATATTTCCGGAGGATGCATACAGGTCTCGTTACCTGGAAG ATTTATGTATTAAACTCATAAGAGAAGATAGCCCGTCGCCCGCTGCTTCGAAAATCGTCAAATG GATGATGGGGTGCTTTGATGCTTTAGAAAAAGGATAT CTCCAGATCGTATTGATTGGG GTGTATACAGCTCCAGGTGACCCAAAT CATATCATTGAGTCATACCAGTTTAAATTCAGACACACAGCAAAAGGACCGCAGATGGATATTCTCAG AAATGAAAGTGTCGAGAGGCAGATTACAATAGCAGACACTAAGCAGGCCTCTATGGTCCTCATCCGGAAGCTGTTTCTTCTCATGCAGAACCTGGACATCCTCCCTAATGATGTCTTTCTTACAATGAAATTGTACTATTATGATGATG TGACTCCCCCAAATTACGAGCCACCTGGGTTCAGGGAAGGTTTGTGTGACAGTCTATGGTTTGAGGGAACAGCAGTCCACTTCAGAATGGGAGATGTGCAGACTCCCTTCCACAGCATGAAGGTTCAGGTTGCTGTGGAGCAAGGTCGAGTGGAGAGTCTGCAGAAATGGAACTGCCAGCATGAGACAACCCAGAGCTTACAAATGGCTTTCTGTAGTACA GGCCCTGGGGGATGTAACGACAAAGACCAAGCCTCTGATGATG GGTCTGCAGACTTCAAGAAACCTAGCAAAGCCAAGAGAAAG AAATCCACGACCAAGAAGCTTGCTAGGAAGAAAGTGAAAATGGACCGAACACAGTAG
- the zte38 gene encoding zebrafish testis-expressed 38 isoform X4, translated as MATAGRLRKSTKPDITVQWTGLFSNDLKTQEHSLVFVKRMMALAVSSITYLRDLCIKLIREDSPSPAASKIVKWMMGCFDALEKGYLQIVLIGVYTAPGDPNHIIESYQFKFRHTAKGPQMDILRNESVERQITIADTKQASMVLIRKLFLLMQNLDILPNDVFLTMKLYYYDDVTPPNYEPPGFREGLCDSLWFEGTAVHFRMGDVQTPFHSMKVQVAVEQGRVESLQKWNCQHETTQSLQMAFCSTGPGGCNDKDQASDDGSADFKKPSKAKRKKKSTTKKLARKKVKMDRTQ; from the exons ATGGCAACGGCTGGGAGGTTGCGAAAGTCGACGAAACCCGACATTACAGTG CAGTGGACAGGTTTGTTTAGCAACGACCTCAAGACGCAGGAGCATTCCCTGGTGTTTGTGAAGAGGATGATGGCGCTCGCCGTGTCCTCCATAACCTACCTCCGCG ATTTATGTATTAAACTCATAAGAGAAGATAGCCCGTCGCCCGCTGCTTCGAAAATCGTCAAATG GATGATGGGGTGCTTTGATGCTTTAGAAAAAGGATAT CTCCAGATCGTATTGATTGGG GTGTATACAGCTCCAGGTGACCCAAAT CATATCATTGAGTCATACCAGTTTAAATTCAGACACACAGCAAAAGGACCGCAGATGGATATTCTCAG AAATGAAAGTGTCGAGAGGCAGATTACAATAGCAGACACTAAGCAGGCCTCTATGGTCCTCATCCGGAAGCTGTTTCTTCTCATGCAGAACCTGGACATCCTCCCTAATGATGTCTTTCTTACAATGAAATTGTACTATTATGATGATG TGACTCCCCCAAATTACGAGCCACCTGGGTTCAGGGAAGGTTTGTGTGACAGTCTATGGTTTGAGGGAACAGCAGTCCACTTCAGAATGGGAGATGTGCAGACTCCCTTCCACAGCATGAAGGTTCAGGTTGCTGTGGAGCAAGGTCGAGTGGAGAGTCTGCAGAAATGGAACTGCCAGCATGAGACAACCCAGAGCTTACAAATGGCTTTCTGTAGTACA GGCCCTGGGGGATGTAACGACAAAGACCAAGCCTCTGATGATG GGTCTGCAGACTTCAAGAAACCTAGCAAAGCCAAGAGAAAG AAGAAATCCACGACCAAGAAGCTTGCTAGGAAGAAAGTGAAAATGGACCGAACACAGTAG
- the zte38 gene encoding zebrafish testis-expressed 38 isoform X2, giving the protein MATAGRLRKSTKPDITVWTGLFSNDLKTQEHSLVFVKRMMALAVSSITYLRGIFPEDAYRSRYLEDLCIKLIREDSPSPAASKIVKWMMGCFDALEKGYLQIVLIGVYTAPGDPNHIIESYQFKFRHTAKGPQMDILRNESVERQITIADTKQASMVLIRKLFLLMQNLDILPNDVFLTMKLYYYDDVTPPNYEPPGFREGLCDSLWFEGTAVHFRMGDVQTPFHSMKVQVAVEQGRVESLQKWNCQHETTQSLQMAFCSTGPGGCNDKDQASDDGSADFKKPSKAKRKKKSTTKKLARKKVKMDRTQ; this is encoded by the exons ATGGCAACGGCTGGGAGGTTGCGAAAGTCGACGAAACCCGACATTACAGTG TGGACAGGTTTGTTTAGCAACGACCTCAAGACGCAGGAGCATTCCCTGGTGTTTGTGAAGAGGATGATGGCGCTCGCCGTGTCCTCCATAACCTACCTCCGCGGTATATTTCCGGAGGATGCATACAGGTCTCGTTACCTGGAAG ATTTATGTATTAAACTCATAAGAGAAGATAGCCCGTCGCCCGCTGCTTCGAAAATCGTCAAATG GATGATGGGGTGCTTTGATGCTTTAGAAAAAGGATAT CTCCAGATCGTATTGATTGGG GTGTATACAGCTCCAGGTGACCCAAAT CATATCATTGAGTCATACCAGTTTAAATTCAGACACACAGCAAAAGGACCGCAGATGGATATTCTCAG AAATGAAAGTGTCGAGAGGCAGATTACAATAGCAGACACTAAGCAGGCCTCTATGGTCCTCATCCGGAAGCTGTTTCTTCTCATGCAGAACCTGGACATCCTCCCTAATGATGTCTTTCTTACAATGAAATTGTACTATTATGATGATG TGACTCCCCCAAATTACGAGCCACCTGGGTTCAGGGAAGGTTTGTGTGACAGTCTATGGTTTGAGGGAACAGCAGTCCACTTCAGAATGGGAGATGTGCAGACTCCCTTCCACAGCATGAAGGTTCAGGTTGCTGTGGAGCAAGGTCGAGTGGAGAGTCTGCAGAAATGGAACTGCCAGCATGAGACAACCCAGAGCTTACAAATGGCTTTCTGTAGTACA GGCCCTGGGGGATGTAACGACAAAGACCAAGCCTCTGATGATG GGTCTGCAGACTTCAAGAAACCTAGCAAAGCCAAGAGAAAG AAGAAATCCACGACCAAGAAGCTTGCTAGGAAGAAAGTGAAAATGGACCGAACACAGTAG